In a genomic window of Methylobacter sp. YRD-M1:
- the gspG gene encoding type II secretion system major pseudopilin GspG, protein MKQYRKRTETGFTLLELLVVLGIIALLAGIVGPQVMKHMETAKIQTAKTQVGELSAALDMYKLDLGVYPTTEQGLKALIESPESAKRWNGPYLQKAKMPVDPWQQEYHYVSPGEHGKFDLYTLGADGKEGGEGEDQDVVSWE, encoded by the coding sequence ATGAAACAATATAGAAAACGTACAGAAACTGGCTTTACCTTACTTGAATTATTGGTTGTGCTGGGCATTATCGCCCTGTTGGCCGGCATAGTCGGGCCTCAGGTCATGAAACACATGGAAACAGCCAAAATCCAAACGGCCAAGACTCAAGTTGGAGAGTTGTCCGCTGCGTTGGATATGTATAAACTGGACTTGGGCGTTTATCCTACTACCGAGCAGGGCTTGAAGGCACTCATCGAATCACCCGAGAGTGCAAAACGCTGGAACGGCCCTTATCTGCAAAAAGCCAAAATGCCAGTGGACCCCTGGCAACAGGAATATCACTATGTGTCTCCGGGCGAGCACGGCAAATTTGATCTTTATACGCTAGGCGCGGACGGCAAAGAAGGTGGCGAAGGCGAAGATCAGGACGTCGTCAGCTGGGAATGA
- a CDS encoding type II secretion system F family protein, whose amino-acid sequence MALFSYKAINSLGETEEGVRDAFDEQGLIAALQSEGYIPIRVAPATARSFLGFSLGAKQSRLSQKEIGMLTSELATLLESGLPLDRSLSVLMDLTADNERLNKLIGRVLERVKGGSSLADALEKQAGVFSKFYINMIRAGEAGGSLGEVLTRLADYLERSRELKDTISTALIYPVILLVMSLASLFVMLTFVVPQFTEMFESAGKALPVPTQIVVGLAEWLQSYWWALVLIVVVAYGYMNFQLADPVTKKAWDRRFLAMPLFGSIILNKETANISRTLGTLLGNGVSILTALAIARETVDNLALAEVCADAEEQLKQGRNMSDALLEKGVLPKMAMQMIKMGEETGKLEEMLLRVATIYDKQLRVAIQRMLALLEPALIITLGVMIAGIIVSILLAILSVNDLAF is encoded by the coding sequence ATGGCTTTATTTTCTTATAAAGCCATCAATAGCCTGGGCGAGACTGAGGAAGGCGTTCGCGATGCCTTTGACGAGCAAGGGCTGATCGCGGCTTTGCAATCGGAAGGTTACATACCCATTCGTGTGGCGCCGGCCACCGCCAGGTCGTTTCTCGGTTTCAGCTTGGGCGCCAAACAGTCGCGTCTGTCCCAGAAAGAGATCGGCATGTTGACCAGCGAATTGGCCACCTTGCTGGAATCCGGCTTGCCTCTGGACCGTTCGCTGTCGGTATTGATGGATTTGACGGCTGACAACGAGCGCCTGAACAAGCTGATCGGACGGGTTCTGGAAAGAGTGAAAGGCGGTTCTTCTCTGGCCGATGCGCTGGAGAAGCAGGCCGGAGTCTTCAGCAAGTTTTATATCAATATGATCCGTGCGGGCGAGGCGGGCGGCAGCCTGGGCGAAGTATTGACGCGGCTGGCGGATTATCTGGAGCGCTCCCGCGAATTGAAGGATACGATCAGCACCGCGTTGATCTATCCGGTCATCTTGTTGGTGATGTCATTGGCGTCATTGTTTGTGATGCTGACATTCGTCGTGCCGCAATTTACCGAGATGTTTGAGAGCGCCGGCAAGGCTTTGCCGGTACCCACCCAGATTGTGGTCGGCCTGGCTGAATGGCTGCAAAGCTACTGGTGGGCGCTGGTGCTCATCGTTGTTGTCGCTTACGGCTATATGAATTTTCAACTGGCCGACCCGGTCACCAAAAAAGCATGGGATAGGCGCTTTCTGGCCATGCCTTTATTCGGCAGCATCATTCTGAACAAGGAAACCGCCAACATCAGCCGCACGTTGGGAACTTTGCTGGGCAATGGCGTTTCTATACTCACTGCTTTGGCGATAGCGCGCGAGACTGTCGACAACCTGGCCCTGGCCGAGGTCTGTGCCGATGCCGAGGAGCAGTTAAAGCAGGGCAGGAACATGTCGGACGCTTTATTGGAAAAAGGCGTGCTGCCCAAAATGGCCATGCAGATGATAAAAATGGGCGAAGAAACCGGGAAGCTGGAAGAAATGCTCCTGCGCGTGGCAACTATTTATGATAAACAGCTTCGAGTAGCGATACAGCGTATGCTGGCATTGCTTGAGCCGGCTTTGATAATCACCCTGGGCGTTATGATTGCGGGGATTATCGTGTCGATTCTGCTGGCGATTTTGAGTGTTAATGACTTAGCTTTTTAA
- the glnE gene encoding bifunctional [glutamate--ammonia ligase]-adenylyl-L-tyrosine phosphorylase/[glutamate--ammonia-ligase] adenylyltransferase codes for MSFINHLESELEALPEVLKANVISSLKAWHERLSELELSIQAMPEFMASLVKVWGSSCFVAESCTRRPEIIVDLVNSGDLFTAYDEQGYHSRMAQLAVDSEASLMSGLRHFRRREMIRIAWRDLAGWADLDETLLELSLLADACIQYALDFLYQKACDLRGTPLLADGSPQQLVVLGMGKLGAYELNYSSDIDLIFAYAEDGALPDRKETTYGEFFTRLCRSLIKVLDEMTVDGFVFRTDIRLRPYGDSGPIIMNFDGMEIYYQTQAREWERYAMIKVRQVAGDFEAGAQLMAMLKPFVYRRYLDYGAFEELRSLKLQIMQELKRKDRMENVKLGPGGIREVEFIGQAFQLIRGGNERSLQKRGILAILQRLGELELLTQGDAEQLIASYRFLRRVENHIQAYQDRQTHDLPTDPVVREILAYSLDYPDWLTFKAELDRVRAQVHAVFGLVFSLSKQDDADSLGRKIWNCTADDAELADSLSKYGFERTDEMLLAIKAFKNSLAVRKLTAKGAGVLDRLMPQLIEAMTQVDNSDETLKRILKLFEAVVGRNVYLSLLAENPGALIQLVRLSSASPWISDYLAHYPILFDELLDTHSLFVPLKKADLDAQLKVLLAQVEIQDLEQLMIVLRQFKQLNVLRVAAADIMGVIPLMVVSDYLTYIAESIVEHVVERAWLMLTEKHGYPPGSNNEAIGFAALGFGKLGGIELGYGSDLDMVFLYDCADGNAMTDGPKPIPCTQFYGRLGQKVRHILDTKLLSGVLYEVDMRLRPSGHSGLLVTHVNAYEDYLRSQAWTWEHQALVRGRFIAGDVRLKEHYEAIRRRILSLPRDTELLKKEVREMREKMRAALVSTEADKFDLKQSKGGIADIEFIVQFGVLDQASKNVALTTYTDNVRLLDGLQAQGFMTKDQAETLKAIYCAYRDYGHKLVLQGDRAIIDEAEIAGMKAQIEQMWHDFME; via the coding sequence ATGTCATTTATCAATCATCTTGAATCTGAACTTGAAGCATTACCCGAAGTATTAAAAGCCAACGTAATATCATCCCTGAAGGCATGGCATGAACGGCTTTCCGAATTGGAACTAAGTATTCAGGCAATGCCGGAATTCATGGCTTCACTGGTCAAGGTCTGGGGATCGAGTTGTTTTGTTGCGGAAAGCTGTACGCGCCGGCCGGAAATCATCGTCGACCTGGTGAATTCCGGAGATCTGTTCACCGCCTATGACGAGCAGGGCTACCATAGCCGAATGGCGCAGCTGGCGGTCGATTCCGAAGCCTCGCTGATGTCCGGGCTGCGCCATTTCCGTCGGCGGGAAATGATCAGGATCGCCTGGCGCGATTTGGCCGGATGGGCCGATCTGGATGAAACGCTGCTTGAATTGTCGCTGCTGGCCGATGCCTGTATTCAATATGCACTGGACTTCCTGTATCAGAAAGCCTGCGACTTGCGCGGTACGCCTTTGCTGGCTGACGGCAGTCCGCAGCAGTTGGTCGTGCTGGGCATGGGCAAGCTGGGCGCCTACGAATTGAATTATTCCTCCGATATCGATCTGATTTTCGCCTATGCCGAAGACGGCGCCCTGCCGGATCGCAAAGAAACCACTTATGGTGAATTCTTTACCCGCCTGTGCCGGAGCTTGATCAAGGTACTCGATGAAATGACCGTGGACGGTTTTGTGTTCAGGACGGACATCCGGCTCAGACCATATGGCGACAGCGGTCCCATTATTATGAATTTCGATGGCATGGAGATCTATTATCAGACCCAGGCCCGGGAATGGGAGCGTTACGCCATGATCAAGGTCCGTCAGGTCGCGGGCGACTTTGAAGCCGGCGCGCAACTGATGGCCATGCTGAAGCCTTTTGTGTACCGGCGTTATCTCGATTACGGCGCTTTTGAGGAATTGCGTTCGTTAAAGTTGCAGATTATGCAGGAGCTGAAACGCAAGGACCGCATGGAAAACGTCAAGCTGGGGCCGGGCGGCATACGCGAAGTCGAGTTCATCGGTCAGGCTTTTCAGTTGATTCGCGGCGGCAATGAGCGATCGCTGCAGAAGCGCGGCATTTTGGCTATTCTACAGCGACTCGGCGAGCTGGAGTTATTGACTCAAGGGGATGCCGAGCAGTTAATTGCGTCCTATCGCTTCCTGCGCCGGGTGGAAAACCATATTCAGGCATATCAGGACCGGCAAACGCACGATTTGCCTACCGATCCGGTCGTGCGGGAAATCCTGGCTTATTCGCTGGATTATCCCGACTGGCTCACTTTTAAAGCCGAGCTGGACAGAGTCAGAGCTCAGGTGCATGCCGTGTTTGGTCTGGTCTTCTCGCTGTCGAAGCAGGATGATGCCGACAGTCTCGGCCGGAAAATCTGGAACTGCACAGCCGATGATGCCGAATTGGCAGACAGTCTGAGCAAGTACGGTTTTGAGCGGACCGACGAGATGCTGCTCGCCATCAAAGCGTTTAAAAATTCGCTGGCCGTCAGAAAACTGACAGCCAAGGGCGCCGGCGTTCTTGACCGCCTGATGCCGCAATTGATAGAAGCCATGACGCAGGTCGACAACTCTGACGAAACCTTGAAGCGCATCCTCAAGTTATTTGAAGCTGTCGTGGGCAGAAATGTTTATTTGTCGTTATTGGCTGAGAATCCGGGTGCACTGATCCAGTTGGTTCGTCTGTCATCGGCCAGCCCCTGGATTAGCGATTATCTGGCGCATTATCCGATTTTATTTGATGAACTGCTGGATACACACTCGTTATTCGTGCCGTTGAAGAAAGCCGATCTTGATGCACAATTGAAGGTTTTGCTGGCGCAAGTCGAGATTCAGGATCTGGAGCAGCTGATGATCGTGCTGCGGCAGTTCAAGCAGTTGAACGTGCTCAGAGTCGCGGCGGCCGATATTATGGGCGTTATTCCGCTGATGGTGGTCAGCGATTATCTGACCTATATCGCCGAAAGCATCGTCGAACATGTTGTCGAGCGCGCCTGGTTGATGCTGACCGAAAAACACGGCTATCCGCCCGGCAGCAATAACGAGGCGATAGGCTTTGCCGCGCTCGGGTTCGGGAAGCTGGGCGGTATCGAGCTTGGCTATGGCTCCGATCTGGACATGGTGTTCCTGTATGACTGTGCAGACGGCAATGCCATGACCGATGGCCCTAAGCCGATTCCGTGCACGCAGTTTTACGGACGCCTGGGACAGAAAGTCCGGCACATACTCGACACCAAACTGTTGTCGGGCGTGCTTTATGAAGTTGACATGCGCTTGCGGCCCAGCGGTCATTCAGGGCTGTTGGTTACCCATGTCAATGCCTATGAAGATTATTTAAGAAGCCAGGCCTGGACCTGGGAGCACCAGGCATTAGTCAGGGGGCGCTTCATAGCCGGCGATGTGCGGCTGAAAGAACATTATGAAGCGATCCGTCGCCGAATCTTAAGCCTGCCGCGCGATACCGAACTGCTGAAAAAGGAAGTTCGCGAAATGCGCGAAAAGATGCGCGCGGCATTGGTTTCGACCGAAGCGGACAAGTTTGACTTAAAACAGAGCAAAGGCGGTATTGCGGATATTGAGTTTATAGTACAATTCGGCGTTTTAGATCAGGCGTCGAAAAACGTCGCATTGACCACCTATACTGATAATGTCAGGCTGCTGGACGGTTTGCAGGCGCAGGGTTTTATGACCAAGGACCAGGCGGAAACGCTTAAAGCCATCTACTGCGCATATCGTGATTATGGTCATAAACTGGTTTTACAGGGCGATCGTGCCATTATCGATGAAGCTGAAATTGCCGGAATGAAGGCGCAGATCGAACAGATGTGGCACGATTTTATGGAATAA
- a CDS encoding branched-chain amino acid transaminase, with product MTMDDRDGVIWLDGQWVEWREAKVHVLTHTLHYGLGVFEGLRAYHTNRGTAIFRMQEHTDRLFRSAHVMNMKMPYGKEELNQAHRDAVAKNNLDSAYIRSMCFFGSEGMGLRADNLKVHVMVAAWSWGAYLGAESIEKGIRIRTSSYTKNHINSTMCKAKANGNYINSILALQEALATGYDEALLLDHEGYAAEGSAENLFIVRNGRIYTPETTSALEGITRDTIITIAREQGFELIEKRITRDEIYVADEAFFTGSAAEVTPIRELDGRTIGTGSRGPVTEKLQSLYFDYVHGRRDDHAEWLTPVA from the coding sequence ATGACGATGGACGATAGAGACGGCGTTATTTGGCTGGATGGGCAATGGGTTGAATGGCGGGAAGCTAAAGTCCATGTGTTGACGCATACCTTGCATTACGGCTTGGGCGTATTTGAAGGTCTGAGAGCCTATCATACAAACAGAGGCACAGCGATATTCAGAATGCAGGAACACACGGATCGTTTGTTCCGTTCGGCGCATGTCATGAACATGAAAATGCCTTACGGCAAGGAAGAACTCAATCAGGCGCATCGCGATGCGGTCGCCAAAAACAACCTGGACAGCGCTTATATCCGCAGCATGTGCTTTTTTGGTTCGGAAGGCATGGGGCTGCGCGCCGACAACCTGAAAGTCCATGTCATGGTTGCGGCCTGGTCATGGGGCGCTTACCTGGGGGCGGAAAGCATAGAAAAAGGCATCCGCATCCGTACGTCTTCCTACACCAAAAACCATATCAACAGCACCATGTGCAAAGCCAAAGCCAACGGCAATTACATCAATTCTATCCTGGCATTGCAGGAAGCACTGGCGACCGGTTATGACGAAGCCTTGCTGTTGGATCACGAAGGCTATGCGGCCGAAGGCAGTGCCGAAAACCTGTTCATCGTCCGCAACGGCAGGATTTACACCCCGGAAACCACTTCGGCATTGGAAGGCATTACTCGCGACACGATTATCACGATTGCCAGAGAACAAGGTTTCGAATTAATCGAAAAACGCATTACGCGCGATGAAATCTATGTTGCCGACGAAGCGTTCTTTACCGGTTCGGCAGCCGAAGTCACGCCGATCAGAGAACTGGACGGACGAACTATTGGCACTGGCAGCCGCGGTCCGGTTACAGAGAAGCTGCAGTCTCTGTATTTTGATTATGTACACGGTCGCCGAGACGATCATGCCGAGTGGTTGACTCCCGTTGCCTAA
- the waaC gene encoding lipopolysaccharide heptosyltransferase I, producing the protein MRIAIVKLSALGDIVHAMAALQFIKAALPDSRIDWVVEERFAGVLKDNPDIDNVLTVNLKSLKTNKTAVFKQLKMIRRYALNNYDLVIDAQGLIKSAITARLLGKRVAGFDADSIRERAASWFYDVKVACAYDANTIDRNATVLSEPLGLRISREQILVKKPFLFFDHEDQNIYTYLRQDRLNIVLVIGSTWESRNYPADKFAKIAEALQQNCLVIWGNEQEKNSADSMASQSRFINVMPKLNLNSLKALIAKSDLLIGNDTGPTHMAWALNRPSITIFGPTPVSRVYQTDINKVVKSASIVNPYKLNKQDYSIREVSEHEIIGKARTLLGL; encoded by the coding sequence ATGAGAATTGCCATTGTCAAACTTTCCGCGCTGGGCGATATCGTGCATGCCATGGCGGCGTTGCAATTCATCAAGGCCGCCTTGCCCGACAGCCGGATAGACTGGGTCGTGGAAGAGCGCTTTGCCGGCGTGTTGAAGGATAATCCCGATATCGACAACGTCCTGACGGTCAACCTGAAATCCTTAAAAACCAATAAAACGGCCGTTTTCAAGCAGCTTAAAATGATTCGCCGTTATGCCCTGAATAACTATGACCTGGTCATTGACGCCCAAGGCCTGATCAAGTCGGCGATCACGGCCAGACTCCTGGGCAAGCGCGTCGCCGGCTTCGATGCCGACTCGATCAGGGAGAGGGCAGCCTCCTGGTTTTATGATGTCAAAGTGGCCTGCGCCTATGATGCCAATACCATCGACAGGAATGCCACGGTGCTGTCAGAGCCTTTAGGCCTCCGCATCAGCAGGGAACAAATCCTGGTCAAAAAGCCGTTTTTGTTTTTCGATCATGAGGATCAAAACATCTATACTTATTTGCGGCAAGACCGGCTCAATATCGTGCTGGTCATTGGCTCAACCTGGGAAAGCCGAAACTATCCGGCCGACAAATTTGCGAAAATTGCCGAGGCGTTACAGCAGAACTGTCTGGTGATCTGGGGCAACGAGCAGGAGAAAAATAGCGCCGATTCGATGGCCTCGCAGTCGCGCTTTATCAATGTCATGCCGAAACTGAATTTAAACAGCCTGAAGGCGTTGATTGCCAAGTCCGACCTGCTGATCGGCAATGACACGGGGCCGACGCATATGGCCTGGGCCTTGAACAGACCGTCCATCACGATTTTCGGCCCGACGCCGGTCAGCCGCGTCTATCAGACCGATATCAACAAGGTGGTCAAATCGGCATCAATCGTCAATCCTTATAAACTGAACAAACAGGATTACTCGATCAGAGAGGTCAGCGAGCATGAGATTATCGGCAAGGCCAGGACTTTATTGGGCCTGTGA
- the gspE gene encoding type II secretion system ATPase GspE → MTEQATAYHDLLKTLQARDKLSTGELNKVERIKKTAISENLPQLLVKLGLCSELDVADAFVESGGFEKIMADQYPLEMQLPESISLRFLKQNHVIGIKNSDEAITVTMMDPEDQFVIDALRLATGKEIIPKVGLLSEIDAALEIQYGEGRTQMERIVDNLQFEDTGGEEDLEHLKDLASEAPVIKMVNLIMQRAIEMRASDIHIEPFEQTLKVRLRIDGVLQDINAPPVKSTAAVISRIKIMAKLNIAERRLPQDGRIKVQMLGKELDLRVSTIPTMYGESVVIRLLDKESTVFDFESLGFSGRHSKQFIDVLAQPHGIILITGPTGSGKSTSLYAALKLLNTSERKIITVEDPVEYQLEGINQIQAKPQIGLTFAAALRSIVRQDPDVIMIGEMRDLETAKIAVQSALTGHLVLSTLHTNDAAGGVTRLLDMGLEEYLLTSTVNGILAQRLVRKLCPECKEPYAAPPLVVEDRHLRRFMPEGDIVLYKPVGCSACGGLGYRGRLAIIEFLLMTDPIRKLIMAHEEAGTIQKLAIEQGMVTMSDDGLQKALQGVTTIEEVMRVTTEG, encoded by the coding sequence ATGACAGAGCAAGCAACCGCATACCATGATTTATTGAAAACGTTACAGGCCAGGGACAAACTTTCGACCGGTGAACTGAACAAAGTTGAGCGCATAAAAAAAACGGCAATTTCGGAAAATCTGCCTCAACTGCTGGTGAAACTGGGCTTATGCTCGGAACTCGATGTGGCCGATGCATTTGTCGAGTCAGGCGGGTTCGAGAAGATTATGGCAGATCAGTATCCGCTGGAGATGCAATTGCCGGAAAGCATCTCATTGCGTTTTTTAAAACAGAACCATGTGATCGGCATCAAAAACAGCGACGAGGCCATCACCGTCACGATGATGGACCCTGAAGACCAATTTGTGATCGATGCACTGAGGCTGGCAACTGGCAAAGAGATTATCCCCAAGGTCGGCCTGCTGTCGGAAATCGATGCGGCGCTGGAAATCCAGTACGGCGAAGGCCGGACGCAAATGGAAAGGATTGTCGATAATCTTCAGTTCGAAGATACCGGCGGCGAGGAAGATCTGGAGCATTTAAAGGACTTGGCCAGCGAAGCGCCGGTTATCAAAATGGTCAACCTGATTATGCAGCGCGCCATCGAAATGCGCGCGTCGGATATCCATATCGAGCCGTTCGAGCAAACCCTGAAAGTCAGGCTGCGTATCGACGGTGTTTTGCAGGACATCAATGCGCCTCCCGTTAAATCGACGGCCGCTGTGATCTCGCGTATCAAGATCATGGCTAAGCTGAACATTGCCGAACGCCGGTTGCCGCAGGATGGCCGCATCAAGGTGCAAATGCTCGGCAAGGAGCTGGATCTTCGTGTCTCGACCATACCGACGATGTATGGCGAGAGCGTCGTAATCCGATTGCTTGACAAGGAAAGCACCGTGTTCGATTTCGAGTCGCTGGGTTTTTCCGGCAGGCATTCGAAACAGTTCATCGATGTTCTGGCGCAGCCGCACGGCATTATCCTGATTACCGGTCCGACCGGTAGCGGTAAATCAACCTCGCTGTATGCGGCTTTGAAACTGCTGAATACGTCCGAGCGCAAGATCATTACGGTCGAAGACCCGGTGGAATATCAGCTGGAGGGCATCAACCAGATTCAGGCCAAGCCGCAGATCGGCCTGACTTTCGCCGCAGCGTTGCGTTCTATCGTTCGTCAGGACCCTGATGTCATCATGATCGGTGAGATGCGTGATCTGGAAACGGCGAAAATCGCCGTGCAATCGGCGCTGACCGGGCACTTGGTGTTATCGACATTGCATACCAACGATGCCGCCGGCGGTGTCACGCGTTTGCTGGATATGGGACTGGAGGAGTATTTGCTCACGTCCACCGTGAACGGCATATTGGCGCAACGGCTGGTCAGAAAACTGTGTCCGGAATGCAAGGAACCTTATGCCGCACCGCCTCTCGTTGTCGAGGACAGGCATCTGCGGCGTTTCATGCCTGAGGGCGATATCGTACTGTACAAACCGGTCGGCTGCTCAGCCTGCGGCGGGCTCGGTTATCGCGGGCGTCTGGCTATCATCGAATTTCTGCTGATGACCGATCCGATCCGTAAATTGATCATGGCGCATGAAGAAGCCGGTACCATTCAGAAACTGGCTATCGAACAAGGCATGGTCACGATGAGCGATGACGGATTGCAGAAGGCCTTGCAAGGCGTTACGACCATAGAGGAAGTGATGCGCGTCACAACGGAAGGCTGA
- the waaF gene encoding lipopolysaccharide heptosyltransferase II, which produces MKILVVGPSWVGDMVMAQSLFITLKQADPHCRIDVLAPAWTFSLLERMPEVATAIPMPLKRGQFGLMERIKLGRQLCSAGYDQAILLPNSWKSALIPFFADIPLRTGYIGECRWGLLNDARKLDKKRLTMTVQRFVALGLPKTAVLPPAHPAPRIMIELDRQQRVIEKFNLKPSEKILALCPGAEYGPAKRWPAGYYAEVARQKIAQGWQVWLFGSEKDKDVAEAINQDTGQLCSDFSGRTSLAEAVDLLSLANAVVTNDSGLMHVAAALDKKIIALYGSSDPGFTPPLNKKAQVVSLNLDCAPCFKRDCPLGHTRCLTEILPDQVLDLIAVD; this is translated from the coding sequence ATGAAGATCCTGGTCGTCGGCCCCTCATGGGTCGGCGACATGGTCATGGCGCAAAGCCTGTTTATCACGCTGAAACAGGCTGATCCGCATTGCCGGATCGATGTGCTGGCCCCGGCGTGGACATTTTCATTGCTGGAACGCATGCCTGAAGTCGCAACGGCTATTCCCATGCCGCTGAAGCGCGGGCAATTCGGCTTGATGGAACGCATAAAACTGGGCAGGCAATTGTGTTCGGCAGGTTATGATCAAGCCATTCTGTTGCCCAATTCCTGGAAGTCGGCCTTAATACCTTTCTTTGCGGATATTCCCTTGCGTACCGGATATATCGGCGAATGCCGCTGGGGATTGCTCAATGATGCCCGCAAGCTCGATAAAAAACGGCTGACCATGACTGTTCAACGGTTTGTGGCGTTGGGTTTGCCGAAAACGGCCGTCTTGCCGCCCGCGCATCCGGCGCCGCGGATCATGATTGAACTCGACAGGCAGCAGCGCGTTATCGAAAAATTCAACCTGAAGCCGTCGGAAAAAATCCTGGCCTTGTGTCCCGGCGCCGAATACGGCCCTGCCAAGCGTTGGCCAGCCGGTTATTATGCCGAGGTGGCGCGGCAAAAAATCGCTCAGGGCTGGCAGGTCTGGCTGTTCGGTTCCGAGAAGGACAAAGACGTTGCGGAAGCCATCAATCAGGATACCGGGCAGTTATGCAGCGATTTCAGCGGCCGCACTTCGCTGGCCGAAGCGGTCGACTTACTGTCGCTGGCTAACGCTGTCGTGACCAATGATTCAGGACTGATGCATGTGGCCGCCGCGCTAGACAAGAAAATAATCGCGTTATACGGTTCTTCGGACCCCGGCTTTACGCCGCCGCTCAATAAAAAAGCCCAGGTTGTGTCATTGAATCTCGATTGCGCGCCCTGCTTCAAGCGCGACTGCCCGTTGGGCCATACGCGCTGTCTGACTGAAATCCTGCCCGATCAGGTGCTTGATCTGATTGCAGTGGACTAA
- a CDS encoding transporter has translation MKLDKIGGVGFSLAGVLNGFVFGSCVLLNSEAFAKTARHQENSIEEYRELFLEQQKEFEKQRRIITEQGKEIEMLKARLDSLTNSAAGVKAAPVNQAAKPPIVAAAAKMNTGMKSSNPLPSKPVGEAPPQTQEKARPPELPRLSETVGGVLTRKGNLVFEPSLEYSYIDNNRVFLDAYTIPAITIGLIDIRQIKRHTFIGSLSARYGITDRLELEFKTPYVYREDTQRSRPVDSSASIDETFNATGTDIGDLEFAARYQLSSGSGGWPILVGNLVATVPTGTSPFDVEYATVQGVPGAQFPTELPTGVGYFSFQPSITAMYPTDPAVFFGNISYSYNAETSEAVGDFDPGDAIGLSFGMGFGLNERSSFSLGYSHKHVFKSDLNGAPVDDSELDIGQLLVGYSFKYTPKTTLNLSLGIGTTDDSQDVKLNVRVPMTFDLFPSGS, from the coding sequence ATGAAGCTAGATAAAATTGGGGGGGTGGGGTTTTCTCTCGCGGGAGTGCTTAACGGATTTGTCTTTGGCTCATGCGTGCTGCTTAATAGCGAAGCTTTTGCCAAAACGGCAAGGCATCAGGAGAATTCCATCGAGGAATACCGAGAACTCTTTCTGGAGCAGCAAAAAGAATTCGAGAAACAGCGGCGCATCATTACTGAGCAGGGCAAGGAAATCGAGATGTTAAAGGCGCGTCTTGATTCTTTAACAAACTCGGCAGCCGGAGTTAAGGCGGCGCCGGTCAATCAGGCGGCCAAACCGCCTATAGTGGCAGCGGCCGCGAAAATGAATACTGGCATGAAGTCATCAAATCCGCTTCCTTCCAAACCCGTTGGCGAAGCGCCTCCGCAAACACAAGAAAAAGCAAGACCGCCTGAGCTCCCGCGTTTGAGCGAGACCGTCGGCGGCGTATTAACTAGAAAGGGAAATCTCGTCTTCGAGCCTTCATTGGAATACTCTTATATCGATAACAACAGGGTTTTTCTTGATGCATATACCATTCCCGCTATTACTATTGGTCTCATCGATATTCGACAGATTAAACGGCACACTTTTATCGGCAGTTTGAGCGCGCGATATGGCATTACGGATCGCCTTGAGTTGGAGTTCAAAACACCTTATGTCTACCGCGAAGACACGCAACGTTCACGTCCTGTAGATAGTAGCGCAAGTATTGATGAAACATTCAATGCGACTGGTACTGATATAGGCGATCTGGAATTCGCTGCCCGCTATCAGCTTAGCAGTGGTTCCGGCGGATGGCCGATTCTCGTAGGCAACTTGGTGGCAACGGTTCCGACAGGAACAAGCCCGTTCGACGTGGAATATGCAACGGTTCAGGGTGTACCGGGAGCGCAATTTCCGACCGAGTTGCCGACAGGCGTAGGCTATTTCAGCTTCCAGCCCAGCATTACGGCGATGTATCCCACGGATCCGGCCGTTTTTTTCGGTAATATCAGTTACAGTTATAACGCCGAGACGAGCGAGGCCGTTGGTGACTTTGATCCGGGCGATGCGATAGGTTTAAGCTTCGGCATGGGGTTTGGCCTTAATGAACGCTCATCATTCAGTCTGGGGTACTCGCACAAGCATGTCTTCAAATCTGACCTTAATGGTGCGCCAGTGGATGACAGCGAACTGGATATAGGACAACTCTTGGTCGGCTATTCTTTCAAGTACACACCCAAAACGACTTTAAACTTGTCGCTCGGGATAGGCACGACAGACGATTCGCAGGATGTTAAGCTGAATGTCAGGGTGCCGATGACTTTTGATTTATTCCCGTCAGGCTCATAA